The segment TAGAATTTTTAAGTACTTTGTAATCTTTTATATTATCTATCTCAAACCAATTTTTTTGGTAGTTCTCAACATAAATATTACAAATTTTTTTTTTTATAATTAATTGAAATAATGCAGTTATATCTATCTTTGATAAATTTTTTGTTTCTTTAAAAAGTTTTTGTTTTATCTTATTCCAAGAAAATGGATCTATTTTAAAAACTCCCATATACTGACCTTTAATTTTTTTATAAGAATTCGTTCTATTTCCAATTTCTATAAGTTCATTTTTATTATTTGATACAAATGTCTCTAAATCCGACAAAGGGTTAGTAAATCTTTTTTTCCAATATTTTTTCCAATGCTTATAACTTAATATAACTATTCCTTTTTTTTTTTTACTTTTATTTAATATTTCAATTGCTTCTTTTTCATAGAATATATCCGCATAAGAAATAATGCATTGATATTTAGATAATATTCTATCAGCACATATCAAGCTGCCAAAAATATTTGTTGTTTTCCATTTTTTATTTTTAATTTTTTTAATTTTTCTAAATTGTTTAAATTGATCACTTTTATACCCTGTAATAATAATTATTTTTTTAAATCCAAGCTTTTCAAAATTTTCTAAAACCTTATCAATAAGTTTTTTTTTACCAATATTTACAAAAGATTTAGGTTTATTTTTTGTCAATACTCCCATTCTAGAACCTCGCCCAGCAGCAAGAATGATTGGAATAATTTTGTTTGAATGAGATTTTAAATTCATTATAAGAATTTAGTATATTATTATATCATAAATTTCTATGAATTACTGTAAGCGTTGTATAATGCCAAATACCCGACCTGACCAATATCTTAATAATGAAGGTGTTTGTAATGGTTGCCTAAGTTATGATTATCAAAAAAAGATAGATTGGGATAAAAGAAAAAAAGATTTATTGAGAATTATAAGTGAAAAAAAATTAAATAAAGATAAATGGAATTGTGTTGTTCCTGGCAGTGGTGGAAAAGATAGTACTTATCAAATTATAAAAGCAAAAGAATTAGGATTAAATCCAATATTTGTGACAGCTTCCACATGTGATTTATCAGAAATTGGAAGAAAAAATTTAGAAAATATTAAGAAAATTGGTTTTGATGTTATAGAAATCTCCAATAACGCTAAAGTAAGATCTAAAATAAACAAAATAGGTTTAGAATTACTTGGTGATATATCTTGGCCAGAGCATGTTTCGATCTTCACAGCCCCAGTAAAGTTTGCTCTAGCTTATGATATACCTTTAATTTTATGGGGAGAAAATCCTCAATTAGAGTACGGTGGACCTGATGGTTCACTAAATAATAGTATTCTAGATCAGAAATGGATGGAAGAATTTGGTGGACTTATAGGATTTAGAGTCTCAGACCTAATTGAAAACCATGGATTTAAAAAAAATGAATTAGAAATTTATGATTATCCTGCTCAAAATATTTTGAAAAAAAAATCAATTTTAGGAATATTTCTTGGCTATTATGAAAGATGGGACTCTTTGAGAAATTATGAAGTTTCAAAAGATAATGGCTTTTTAGCATATGAACCAGAATTAGAAGGTTGTTATTTTAATTTTGAAAAAATTGACAACCATCAACATGGTATTCATGACTACTTTAAATTCCTTAAATTTGGATTTGCTAGAGCAACTGATCAATTGTGTTATATGATTAGAAGGAACAAAATTACTAGGGAAAATGCTATAAACTTAGTAAAAAAATTAGAGGGTAAATATCCTAAGTCATACATGGGAAAATCTTTAGATCAAATTTTGTCTAAGATAGATATGACTGAAAAAGAATTTATTAAAATTTGTGATAATTTTACTAATAAAAAAATTTTTAAAACTGATCAAGGTGGAAAATTAATTAAAGATGAATATGGTTCATTGGTAAAATTGAAATATGACAATTAAGGTGGCCATAATTAATTATGGAATAGGAAATATAAGATCCCTTTACAATAGTTTAAAAAGAATAGAAGTTGAAGCTGAAATAATTACAGATCCAGATACTATTGATCAATTTGATAAAGTTTTTTTACCAGGAGTTGGATCATATAAGGATGCAATAAAAAAAATAAAATATATTGGTTGGGATAAAGCTATTAAAAATTTTTCATCCAATCAAAATAAAAGCTTATTTGGAATATGTGTAGGAATGCAAATCTTGAGCACATGTGGATATGAATATGGAAAATCAAATGGATTAAATATTATAAAAGGAGAAGTTTTAAGAATGAATAAGCATGGCTGTGATTTAAAGCTTCCTCATATTGGCTGGAATAATATTAAAATCATAAATCAAAATTTAATTACAGAAAACTTAAATAATGAGGCTAATTTTTACTTTGTAAATAGTTATTCTTTAAGAATTGTTAATTCTAACGAATTAATCGCTACAACATCATATGGCATTGAATTTCCATCGATTATTAATAAACAAAATGTATTTGGAACACAGTTTCATCCAGAAAAAAGTTCAAAAGCTGGAATGCAAATTCTTAAAAACTTTTTAAATGCTTAAAGCTAGAATAATTACTACAATGCTTTGGAATGGTTCTACCCTCGTAAAAGGTAATAAATTTGAAAATGAAAAAAGATCTGCTGGATCACCTCTCACGACTGTGAAAATTTACAATTCAAGAGATGTTGATGAAATTTTATTTTTTGACATATCTCGAAATAATAAAATAATCGATAAAGATTTTATTTTAAGTATTACTGATTGTGTGAGTGTTCCTATCACAATAGGAGGAGGTATTGAAAAAATATCTCAGATGAATGATCTTTTTGAATATGGTGCTGATAAAGTTGCCATAAATAGTATTATTTATAAAAACCCAAATATCATTGACGAAGCTTCTAAAAGGTTTGGCTCCCAGGCAATTACGGTTTCAATTGACGTGAGAAAAAATAATCAGAATTATGAATGTTATTACGATTTGGGAAAAATTAAATCAGATAGAAAATTAAACGATTTATTAGTTGAATGTGTTAATAGGGGTGCAGGTGAAATAGTAATAAATTGTATCAATAATGACGGACTAATGAAAGGTTATGATAATGAGTTAATTCAACAAACATCATCATTGGCAAATATTCCTATTGTTGCATCTGGTGGAGCTGGAAGTTATGAACATTTTTATGAGGCTTATAAAAATGGAGCTGACGCTTTTGCAGCAGCAAGTATTTATCACTTTACAGAACACACTCCAGCAAAAGCAAAAAAATATCTTTTAAAAAAAAAAGTACCCATACGAGAAAATTTTATTATAGAATAAACTATGTTAAATATTAAAATAAAAAAAACAGTCAAAGAAGATTCTAAATTTTTTTATCAATTAAGAAATAATACTACCAATAGAAAGTTTTTTTTTAATTCAAAAAATATTAAATTTGATGATCATAAAATATGGTTTGACAGAAATTTTAAAAAAAAATTTTATTACACTTGTTTTTATAATAAAAAAAAAATTGGTTATATTAGAGGAGATAAATTAAATGATATAATATTTATTTCTATTGCAATAGATAAAAAATTCAGAAAAAAAAATATTGCAACCAAATGTTTTGAATTATTTGAAGAAAAAATTAAAGTTAACTCAATCTTATTCGCTAAAATAAAAAAAAAAAATACAGGTTCAATTAAATTTTTTGAAAAAAATAAATTTAGTTTATTAAAAAAAGATAAGAACATTTTTACATATTACAAAATTCATCATAAAGATTATGAAAAATACTTAAGTGCGATTAGTAAAATAGAAAATATTAGAAAAGGAAATAATATCAATTGGATGAATATTTTAAGAGTAGCATTTACCAATTCTCCTGTAGAAGCATCAAAAATTTTTAAAAAAATTTATAGTGACGATAAGACTATTAATTTTTTATCAAAAAAACTTTTTTAAGTTATAAGTGTTTTTTTTCTAACGGTGTTCCAAATTTTAAATTTTGTTTGCTTTTTTTTCCTATAACACGCTTAAAATAAATTGGGTCTAAGCCAAAAGAAGGTCGAACTATTTTGAGATTATTTTTAGTAAATTTTTCATTTTTTTTTATATTTTTTGCTACAAAGATTGATCTTTTGAACATTTTATGTCGTTGTTCATCTTTTGATAATTCATAAGAGATTTTACCAAGACTCAACCAAGCATTTTTAGTTTCATTTACTAACAATCTAAACTCATCAGGATCCATAGAAAAGATATCATCAAAACCTCCACCTTTTTTATCTAAAGTAAAATGTTTTTCAATTATTGTTGCTCCGTAAGAAATCGATGCAACAGCTGCACCAATTCCTGGTGTGTGATCACTTAGACCAATTTCGACTTTATATTTTTTTTTTAAATCTAATATGGTCTTTATATTACTATCTTCAATCTTTGCAGGATATGAACTCGTACATTGCAGAAACGCAAAATTATAAAATTTTTTTTTAACTAGGAAATTATAGAGATATTTTATTTCTTTTTCTGTTGTTGCACCTAACGATATTATTATTGGTTTTTTTTTCTTTATTACCTTTTCTATTAAAGGAATGTGATTGTTTTCAAATGAAGCAATTTTATATGCTGGTACATCAAAACTATCTAAATAATCTACAGAATTTTCATCAAAAGGGGTGCTAAAGCAAATAATGCCACATCTTTTTGCCTCTGCAAAAATCTCTTTATACCAGCTGTAGGGCAATGCAGCTTTTTTGTAAAGATCGTATAAATTTTTTTTGTACCATAAGCTTTTTTTATCTTTGATTAAAAAAAATTTATTATCACAGTTTAAGGTCATTGAGTCTGCATTATAAGATTGTAATTTTATTGCATGTGCTCCCACTTTTTTTGCTTCTCTTATTATTTTTAAAGTTCTGGTCATACTATTATTATGGTTTGCTGAAATTTCAGCAATTATAAATGGCTGCTTCCTTATTGTGATTTCTCTGTCAAAAATTTTCATTACTTTTTCTTTATTATAAACTTACCTTTAACAAATTGATTGTTTAATGACACATCAGTTAATTCAATTTTTTTATTCCCAAGCTTATAGAAAGCTTTAGGATAATTACTTGCATCTAACATTCTAATAAAATCAAAAATATCAACTAACTTTTTATTGATAACATAAGATAAGTTACTTTGATATGAATTTCTTCTATAATAAAATGAGGATTTACCAGTTTGTTTTTTGAATGAAATTTTTTTTTTTTTAGAGAGTTTTAGAATCATTCCAAGAGATTTTTTTTCAATATTTTTATAAATATTTTCTGCTTTTCCAGTTAATGAAATATTTGATTTCATACAGATATCTCCACTATCAATTTTATTATTTATTTTAAATGCTGAAATTTTTGTTTTGTATATTTTTTTTAAAATTTGATTTTGAATTGGAGAGCCCCCTTTAAATTTTGGTAAATCTGATGAATGAAATTGGATACATAAAAAATTTGAAAAAACTTTTTTTGGTATAATTTTAGACCAAAATATAAAAAAAATTATTCTAGGATTAACTTGATTAATCTTTTTCAAATTAATATTATCTAATAAAATAAACTCTTTATTATTCTTTAAGAGATTATAATTAGAATTATCCCATTTTTTTTTAGAAATTATAATAATTTGACTCATTAAATATATCTTAAGACAATTTTTTAAAAATAAAAAATGACTCACACATTTTTAGACCTACTGAATTTCCTCTAAATTTATAAAATGTTTTCAATGAATTTAAATCTCTACTTGTTTTTTGATCTTTTATTTCACTGCCATATGCTAGTAATGCTCTTTTTTTTATCTCCCAATATTTAGATATTTCAATGAAATAGTTAGGTGAAAACTGGTGTGGAGAATAATCTGTTGATGAGGGCACTTCAAAAAATAGAATTTCTTTACATTTTTCATTTTTTAGTGGTCTAAAGGCAGTAATTGTTGCCATAGAAACTGCATTATGATCAACATTTAAATCTTTAAAATAGTGAGTGTATACAATGTCTGGTTTAATTTTGGATTTGGCTTTTTCAATAACTTTAATTAAATCAAGCAGAGGATACTTATCTAATTTATTATCTTCAAATATTTGATTATTTTCTACCCACTTAAAGTTAAGAATTTTTGAAGCTTTAATTGAGGAATTTTGTCTTATTTTCAAATTTTTTTTATTCATAAATCCTCTAGCTGAAACACCATCCGTGAAAGATAAACAAAATACTTGATCACCTTTAAGATAATGTTGATAAATTGTACCACCACAACCGATCGTCTCATCATCTTGATGTGCAACAATAACTAAAACTTTTTTTTTACTCATTGGTTTAGATTAAACATTTTTCTTGCAATTTGTATCAGTTTTTTGTCAAATTTTTTTTCTCTTTCTGGATGCCACATCCATCCAAGCCAATTATATTTTTTATGCTTTATTGCTTCAATTTGATTATCTTCAGAGTAAGCTATTATTTCAAAATTTCTTCCTAATTTTTTTATGCCATATTCGTGAAAACTATTAACTTTTAACGGGTAATCAAAATTACTTTTTATTTTATGATATACTCTTACATGATTATTTATTTTTTTTAAAGATCCTCCCTCAACATAATTAATAAACTGTAAACCATGGCATATCCCAAGAAGAGGTATTTTTTTCTTTTTAGAAATATTTGTAAGTCGTTTTTCAACTTTATATCTCAATGAATTTTTATTAATATCATTACCGCCGCTTATTATTATTCCATTAATTCTAAGTGATCTTTGGCGTAAAAAAAAATTTAAAGTTTTTAAATCTGAAATTAAAAGTGGTTTAAAGCCCAAGGATAAAACCCAATCAATTAGTTTAGTATCTATACAAATTCTTAACTCTTTTTTATTGTAAAAATAATCTTCACGCATTGATACCAAGAGAAAATTATTTTTCATATTTTAGAGTTCTTTAATTAATAAATTTTTACAATTAAGATTAATCTTTTTTGATCTTTTAATCTTTTCAAAAATAGCTTCCCCACATCCTATAGCTGCTGGGATATTTAATTCATTACATCTAATGGTCATGTGTGAATTTGCTCCTCCATATTTAGTTATTAAACCATTGATTTTAAAACTAAAAATAAAATCAAAACCTGGATCAGCATTTTCCAATAGTATTATTTTATTATCTAAATTATTTTCTATTTTATTGTCTAAAAATAATATTTTTCCAGTTATATTTTTTTCAGTAACAAAATTAGGTATACTTACAACAGATGCACCCACATAAGCATTTTTATCTTCCACAATGATTTCAGGTAATTTAATTATTTTATTTAATTCTGACTCTTTTGTGTTCTTTTCTATCTTATCTTTAATAATTGTTTTTGGAGAATTAGATAAATTCATCAATTGATCTATTGTAAGGTTTTCGATTTCTTTAGTTTTAACTTTTTGATATTTTGCAAAATTGGTTATTTTTTCTAAAATTATATTAATACTCTTCGTAAAAATAAATTTTGCATATTCTCTGGATTTGATAGAGGCCTCGATATATTCAAATAACTGAGCTACATTCAAATTGATCATTTTTTTATTTAGCAATTTCTGAATTTTTTTTTTTTTATTATTTGATAAATTAAATTTTGCATGTTTTATGATATGAGTGACATCATCATTAATTAAAATTTTTTTACTCATTTTAGAGTAATTATTAGATTTAATATCGTAAGTTCCAGCTCGTAAATGACCATATTTATTTAAAAAACCTTTATATGATAGTTGTTTATTCTTTAACAAAACTTGATCATTTAAAAAGTCTGTAGTCACTGTTGAGAAAGACCTTAAAAAATTTTCAACATCTATCTCGCTTAAGATTTTAATTTCTTTCAAAGAAATTAATATATCTTTGGCAACAAAACCATGTCTTGCTAAAATTGAAAAAGGTATAATTCCATATTTTTTAAGATCTTTAATAATTCCTTTAATCGATAAAACATTAAATTTTTTATCATAATTTTTTTCTTTTTGTTTTTTATTTAAAATTTCAATTTTTTTTAGATTATATTTTATACTACCATGATTTTTATTTTTTAAATTGATTAGAAATATTTTAAGTAATTTATTCTCTATATCATGATGATTTTTTTTATACCCCAAATTTTTTAACTTTTTTTTTATTTGAAATGAAAAACATGTTGGAAAAAGATCAAATTCAATTTTATCATGTGACGAAGGATGAACTTTTAATTTTAATATACTTTTATCAATTAGTTCTTGAGAAATATTTTTATTCAAATCTTTTGGCAATAAAGAATTTAAACTTTTACGAATATCAATATAAGGCCTACCAGCAAAACTTTTCATTAAAGAACTATCTTTAAAAAACTTATAGCCCATTTTTTTTCTTGCAATTAACCAGCATCTATCTGTAATTAATTTAGAATAAAGGCTATAACTTAATTTGGAAGGAAATTGTCCAATCATTTCAGCAGGATTCCAATCTGACATTTGGCTGAACATAGTTGTTTTGCCATTTAACACAGGCACATTTTTTTTTTTAAAAAATTTCTTAATTTTATAATATTCAAGTTCTAATTTTTTATTAATATCTTTTTTTGTAAATCTTTTTGATAAATTTTTTTTTAAAACTATTGGTCTAACCTGAAACAAATATAATTGATTTTTTTTTGTCATACAAAATTCTATGTCCAGAGGAGTATTAAAACAATTTTCAACTTCTTTAGTTGCGCTTATCAATTCTTTAAATCTAGGTGATCTTAAAAAATTTTTTTTATCTTTATATATATAAAGTGTCTTATTTGAGTAAGCTGTATTTCCCGAGGTTACTGTATCTGTTCTACCAGTTACATCATCATAATTTATTGTATAATAATTCTCATAGCCAAGGTTATTTCCTGTAAAAATTACACCACTCATTTTAATGTTTTGAATCATTTCTTGTACTAAAATTTGTTGTTCAGAAATTTTTTTAATTTTTTTTTTATAACTTTTGATAACTTTATTTATAGATTTTGTTATTTCCTGATCATTTTTTGCATTAATATTTAATACAGAGTCAAAAGCCCCAGCAGCTGACTGTTTATTTGTGTCTTCAAAAGTAGTTGATGATCTAAATATTATTTTTTTTTTAAATTTTGTTTTAATAGTATTTATTATATTTTGTTTGTGATCAATCCATTCAGAGATATTAAAAATTACAGACTTAGGTGTTAAAAATAATTCAATTTTATTTTCTAGTGTTTTTAGTGTATTGCCTTTTGTTTCAAGCATAATTTAATTCTTCTTGTATTTTTTTTGTTACCACTCTATTTCCATAAGCTGTCAAATGACCTCCATGTTCTTCATCGAGATAAATTTTTTTTATATTTTTTTTAGATAAAAAATTTGTCAAATCTATTATCTTTATATCTTTAATTGAATTGAAAAAACTGCAATAATAATTTTTTTTTTTTCTATAAAGCTCAATATCTCTTCTTTGAGGAAATATTATAATTATAGGAACTGAATTCTTTTTTCTTGAAATATTTTTAAATCTTTTAATTAACAAACTAAATAACTTTATACTTTTTTTATCTGTATAAAGTCTGTTTGCGCTCTCAATATTATTTGAATAATAAAGGGGAAAAAGATATTTTTTCTTATCTTTATGTTTACTAAACAAAAATAAAAAAAAATTTATAAATAATTTACAATTAAAATTAAAATTTCTAAAAAAAGATAAAAGGTATGGCTTACGAAACTGAAATTTTTTAAACTTTTTTTTATAAAAAATATCATTCTTTGATACAGTCTCTATTATTTTAATAATCTTATTTTTATGAAAATCTTTTTTTTTTGATATTGGATTTTTCCTTAATTTTAATTTTTCACCATTTAGAAAAAAACTAGGTTTAAAACCATAAATATTACCAAATTCTAAGTAATTTTTCCAAGTTGAATGTATTCTGTTAATAGTTTCTGGAACCACCCCAATAATAGTAAAAATTGAATTTCTATGTTTATTTTTTTCATATCTTAGAAGAGCTTGGTCAAATCCAAAGTTTCCAACTCCATAATTTATAATATGAGAATTCATTTTTTTTGATAAAATTTCTGTCCACACTTGATCATCTTTAACATAACGACCAAAAACGAAGGAGTCCCCATAAGCTTCTATTTTTTTTTTTAAATGAGTAAATTTAGATTTTCTAGCTCCCGATGTATCAATTGAAAATTTTGTCTTTTTTTTTAGTTTATCGTGATAATCAGTAATATTAGGTCTTTTTAGCCAGCCAAAACTTTTATTATAACTTGATTTAAAAAAATTATTTACATTCTCTTTTTTAAAATCTGGATATTCTTCATTTTCAGTTATTAGCCACTGAAAGTTTTTTTTATTATGATGAACTATAAAAATTAAAAATATTTCTAAAAATAGAATAAAAAAAACGCAATATAATATATTAATCATTTTTTTTTATTAATTCTTTAATCAGTTTTAGATTATTATTTAAAGAATTTTCATCAAAACTGTTTACAATTTTTAAGTCTGAATTTTTTGGCCGTATAAACTCAATATCAACTCCAACAACA is part of the Candidatus Pelagibacter sp. HTCC7211 genome and harbors:
- a CDS encoding NTP transferase domain-containing protein: MNLKSHSNKIIPIILAAGRGSRMGVLTKNKPKSFVNIGKKKLIDKVLENFEKLGFKKIIIITGYKSDQFKQFRKIKKIKNKKWKTTNIFGSLICADRILSKYQCIISYADIFYEKEAIEILNKSKKKKGIVILSYKHWKKYWKKRFTNPLSDLETFVSNNKNELIEIGNRTNSYKKIKGQYMGVFKIDPFSWNKIKQKLFKETKNLSKIDITALFQLIIKKKICNIYVENYQKNWFEIDNIKDYKVLKNSIEK
- a CDS encoding N-acetyl sugar amidotransferase — protein: MNYCKRCIMPNTRPDQYLNNEGVCNGCLSYDYQKKIDWDKRKKDLLRIISEKKLNKDKWNCVVPGSGGKDSTYQIIKAKELGLNPIFVTASTCDLSEIGRKNLENIKKIGFDVIEISNNAKVRSKINKIGLELLGDISWPEHVSIFTAPVKFALAYDIPLILWGENPQLEYGGPDGSLNNSILDQKWMEEFGGLIGFRVSDLIENHGFKKNELEIYDYPAQNILKKKSILGIFLGYYERWDSLRNYEVSKDNGFLAYEPELEGCYFNFEKIDNHQHGIHDYFKFLKFGFARATDQLCYMIRRNKITRENAINLVKKLEGKYPKSYMGKSLDQILSKIDMTEKEFIKICDNFTNKKIFKTDQGGKLIKDEYGSLVKLKYDN
- the hisH gene encoding imidazole glycerol phosphate synthase subunit HisH, which produces MTIKVAIINYGIGNIRSLYNSLKRIEVEAEIITDPDTIDQFDKVFLPGVGSYKDAIKKIKYIGWDKAIKNFSSNQNKSLFGICVGMQILSTCGYEYGKSNGLNIIKGEVLRMNKHGCDLKLPHIGWNNIKIINQNLITENLNNEANFYFVNSYSLRIVNSNELIATTSYGIEFPSIINKQNVFGTQFHPEKSSKAGMQILKNFLNA
- a CDS encoding imidazole glycerol phosphate synthase cyclase subunit; amino-acid sequence: MLKARIITTMLWNGSTLVKGNKFENEKRSAGSPLTTVKIYNSRDVDEILFFDISRNNKIIDKDFILSITDCVSVPITIGGGIEKISQMNDLFEYGADKVAINSIIYKNPNIIDEASKRFGSQAITVSIDVRKNNQNYECYYDLGKIKSDRKLNDLLVECVNRGAGEIVINCINNDGLMKGYDNELIQQTSSLANIPIVASGGAGSYEHFYEAYKNGADAFAAASIYHFTEHTPAKAKKYLLKKKVPIRENFIIE
- a CDS encoding GNAT family N-acetyltransferase, with product MLNIKIKKTVKEDSKFFYQLRNNTTNRKFFFNSKNIKFDDHKIWFDRNFKKKFYYTCFYNKKKIGYIRGDKLNDIIFISIAIDKKFRKKNIATKCFELFEEKIKVNSILFAKIKKKNTGSIKFFEKNKFSLLKKDKNIFTYYKIHHKDYEKYLSAISKIENIRKGNNINWMNILRVAFTNSPVEASKIFKKIYSDDKTINFLSKKLF
- the pseI gene encoding pseudaminic acid synthase; protein product: MKIFDREITIRKQPFIIAEISANHNNSMTRTLKIIREAKKVGAHAIKLQSYNADSMTLNCDNKFFLIKDKKSLWYKKNLYDLYKKAALPYSWYKEIFAEAKRCGIICFSTPFDENSVDYLDSFDVPAYKIASFENNHIPLIEKVIKKKKPIIISLGATTEKEIKYLYNFLVKKKFYNFAFLQCTSSYPAKIEDSNIKTILDLKKKYKVEIGLSDHTPGIGAAVASISYGATIIEKHFTLDKKGGGFDDIFSMDPDEFRLLVNETKNAWLSLGKISYELSKDEQRHKMFKRSIFVAKNIKKNEKFTKNNLKIVRPSFGLDPIYFKRVIGKKSKQNLKFGTPLEKKHL
- a CDS encoding formyltransferase family protein, which codes for MSQIIIISKKKWDNSNYNLLKNNKEFILLDNINLKKINQVNPRIIFFIFWSKIIPKKVFSNFLCIQFHSSDLPKFKGGSPIQNQILKKIYKTKISAFKINNKIDSGDICMKSNISLTGKAENIYKNIEKKSLGMILKLSKKKKISFKKQTGKSSFYYRRNSYQSNLSYVINKKLVDIFDFIRMLDASNYPKAFYKLGNKKIELTDVSLNNQFVKGKFIIKKK
- a CDS encoding PIG-L deacetylase family protein, with the protein product MSKKKVLVIVAHQDDETIGCGGTIYQHYLKGDQVFCLSFTDGVSARGFMNKKNLKIRQNSSIKASKILNFKWVENNQIFEDNKLDKYPLLDLIKVIEKAKSKIKPDIVYTHYFKDLNVDHNAVSMATITAFRPLKNEKCKEILFFEVPSSTDYSPHQFSPNYFIEISKYWEIKKRALLAYGSEIKDQKTSRDLNSLKTFYKFRGNSVGLKMCESFFIFKKLS
- a CDS encoding gamma-glutamyl-gamma-aminobutyrate hydrolase family protein (Members of this family of hydrolases with an active site Cys residue belong to MEROPS family C26.), yielding MKNNFLLVSMREDYFYNKKELRICIDTKLIDWVLSLGFKPLLISDLKTLNFFLRQRSLRINGIIISGGNDINKNSLRYKVEKRLTNISKKKKIPLLGICHGLQFINYVEGGSLKKINNHVRVYHKIKSNFDYPLKVNSFHEYGIKKLGRNFEIIAYSEDNQIEAIKHKKYNWLGWMWHPEREKKFDKKLIQIARKMFNLNQ
- a CDS encoding PEP/pyruvate-binding domain-containing protein, which translates into the protein MLETKGNTLKTLENKIELFLTPKSVIFNISEWIDHKQNIINTIKTKFKKKIIFRSSTTFEDTNKQSAAGAFDSVLNINAKNDQEITKSINKVIKSYKKKIKKISEQQILVQEMIQNIKMSGVIFTGNNLGYENYYTINYDDVTGRTDTVTSGNTAYSNKTLYIYKDKKNFLRSPRFKELISATKEVENCFNTPLDIEFCMTKKNQLYLFQVRPIVLKKNLSKRFTKKDINKKLELEYYKIKKFFKKKNVPVLNGKTTMFSQMSDWNPAEMIGQFPSKLSYSLYSKLITDRCWLIARKKMGYKFFKDSSLMKSFAGRPYIDIRKSLNSLLPKDLNKNISQELIDKSILKLKVHPSSHDKIEFDLFPTCFSFQIKKKLKNLGYKKNHHDIENKLLKIFLINLKNKNHGSIKYNLKKIEILNKKQKEKNYDKKFNVLSIKGIIKDLKKYGIIPFSILARHGFVAKDILISLKEIKILSEIDVENFLRSFSTVTTDFLNDQVLLKNKQLSYKGFLNKYGHLRAGTYDIKSNNYSKMSKKILINDDVTHIIKHAKFNLSNNKKKKIQKLLNKKMINLNVAQLFEYIEASIKSREYAKFIFTKSINIILEKITNFAKYQKVKTKEIENLTIDQLMNLSNSPKTIIKDKIEKNTKESELNKIIKLPEIIVEDKNAYVGASVVSIPNFVTEKNITGKILFLDNKIENNLDNKIILLENADPGFDFIFSFKINGLITKYGGANSHMTIRCNELNIPAAIGCGEAIFEKIKRSKKINLNCKNLLIKEL